From the genome of Candidatus Buchananbacteria bacterium, one region includes:
- a CDS encoding DUF4012 domain-containing protein, translating into MTEENKQEKTKKSASVRKVRAKKLASTAKKTSVKAKNLPLNSEPIESEVTISSIPTKKSGHVVNLKNPYSEKFEKIISGKAALKTQVPIPPPPPNIRPATKKTKKMGVNFMTNKTSILKIGQNLLPSIPSVAASPQLETKKLPEPGTFEKIEEEIEDIFAPPSEYRVLSLNIPKDWHKRLVAFVIFSLVFVLPLQALTYYQSLQKTQDRVLYATNEAIENLKLGEQAIANFDLTGATNQFNEAKSNFTLAQNEINALNSLTTELIKFLPEKGESMNAGLNLLAAGQLVAETGQIMIADASKLLTSKSLQEYYQSLVSFEKTLRQALKNFREAKTKIESVKLSDLPEQHRQDFEKVVNNLPTIEQGIINLYQLNDAGLKLLGHEQWSRYMLVFLNNNELRATGGFMGSFGLLDIDRGEIKKLDIPGGGTYDIQGQLTKKVISPEPLHLINSRWEFQDSNWWPDFPTAAKKMQWFYQNASNPSVDGVITITSTMMERLLAIFGPIEMPEYGRTISSENFVTETQKIVEIEYDREENRPKQFIADLAPKLLERIFKANNDQVKQLFNLIISGLNEKQLMVYFNDPELEDVITQFGWSGALKSTEGDYLSVVHTNLAGGKTDGVIKETIEHAAEIQPDGSIIDTVKLIRRHTGKPGESVFTGVQNNSYVRFYVPLGSTLLEASGFKKPPEKFFDEVTSELIPDADLLSIETDRFQDEKTGTDVYKSFGKTVFGNWLQLKAGEVQEVTIKYRLPFSLKAEPESKYYYSLLAQKQAGSLGSELKSYLKTNNNLIPLAKFPNDLPSDETGVSFNSILTTDKFYGVVLVNK; encoded by the coding sequence ATGACCGAAGAAAATAAACAGGAAAAAACAAAAAAATCGGCTTCAGTCCGAAAAGTTCGCGCCAAAAAACTAGCTTCAACAGCTAAAAAAACCAGCGTCAAGGCGAAAAATCTACCCTTAAACTCAGAACCAATCGAATCTGAAGTTACTATTTCTAGTATCCCAACCAAGAAATCTGGTCATGTGGTCAATTTAAAAAATCCCTATAGTGAAAAATTTGAAAAAATTATCTCCGGCAAAGCAGCCCTGAAAACTCAGGTTCCCATTCCGCCGCCTCCGCCCAACATTCGTCCGGCGACCAAAAAGACCAAAAAAATGGGGGTCAATTTTATGACGAATAAAACCTCCATTCTTAAGATTGGACAAAATTTATTACCCTCGATACCCTCGGTAGCCGCCAGTCCGCAATTGGAAACAAAAAAACTTCCCGAGCCGGGAACATTTGAAAAAATTGAGGAGGAAATTGAAGATATCTTTGCGCCGCCATCTGAATATCGGGTACTGTCTTTAAATATTCCCAAAGATTGGCATAAGCGCCTGGTGGCGTTTGTTATTTTTTCTTTGGTTTTTGTTTTGCCATTGCAGGCTTTAACGTATTACCAGAGTTTGCAAAAAACTCAGGACCGGGTGCTTTATGCAACCAATGAAGCCATTGAAAACTTAAAGCTTGGTGAGCAGGCGATCGCTAATTTTGATTTGACAGGGGCGACTAATCAGTTTAACGAGGCTAAATCTAACTTTACCCTGGCTCAAAATGAGATTAATGCCTTAAATAGTTTGACGACGGAACTCATTAAATTTTTGCCGGAAAAAGGTGAATCAATGAACGCCGGACTCAATTTACTGGCTGCCGGTCAGCTAGTTGCTGAAACCGGGCAAATCATGATTGCCGATGCTAGTAAGCTTTTAACCAGTAAATCGCTTCAAGAGTATTACCAATCACTGGTTAGTTTTGAAAAAACCTTGCGTCAAGCGCTGAAAAATTTTAGGGAAGCGAAAACAAAAATTGAGTCTGTCAAACTGTCGGATTTACCCGAACAACACCGGCAAGATTTTGAAAAAGTGGTTAATAATTTGCCGACAATCGAGCAGGGAATTATTAATCTGTATCAACTCAACGATGCCGGCTTAAAACTCTTGGGGCACGAACAGTGGTCTCGGTATATGCTGGTCTTTTTGAATAATAACGAATTGCGGGCAACGGGAGGCTTCATGGGCAGTTTTGGGTTGCTGGATATTGATCGGGGAGAAATAAAAAAGCTTGATATCCCTGGCGGCGGTACGTATGATATTCAGGGTCAGTTGACCAAAAAAGTTATTTCTCCAGAGCCGCTTCATTTAATTAACTCCCGTTGGGAATTTCAGGATTCAAACTGGTGGCCTGATTTTCCGACTGCGGCGAAAAAAATGCAATGGTTTTACCAAAATGCCTCAAATCCGAGCGTTGACGGCGTAATTACTATCACCTCAACAATGATGGAACGGTTGCTGGCAATTTTTGGCCCGATTGAAATGCCGGAATATGGCCGAACAATCAGCAGTGAAAATTTTGTCACGGAAACCCAAAAAATAGTTGAAATTGAATACGATCGGGAAGAGAATCGACCAAAACAATTTATTGCCGACTTGGCCCCAAAACTGCTTGAAAGGATTTTTAAGGCTAATAACGACCAAGTAAAGCAATTATTTAATCTAATTATCTCCGGTCTCAATGAAAAACAATTAATGGTATATTTTAACGATCCAGAACTTGAAGATGTCATCACCCAATTTGGCTGGTCGGGAGCCTTAAAATCCACCGAAGGAGACTATCTGAGCGTTGTCCACACCAATTTGGCCGGCGGCAAAACCGACGGCGTTATCAAGGAAACTATTGAACATGCGGCTGAAATCCAACCCGATGGTTCAATCATTGATACAGTAAAACTGATTCGCCGTCATACCGGTAAACCCGGCGAAAGCGTTTTCACAGGCGTGCAAAATAATAGTTATGTTAGGTTTTATGTGCCGCTTGGCAGCACGCTACTGGAAGCGTCCGGATTTAAAAAACCGCCGGAAAAATTTTTTGATGAAGTAACAAGCGAGCTGATTCCGGATGCTGATTTATTAAGTATTGAAACTGATCGCTTTCAGGATGAAAAAACCGGCACTGACGTTTATAAATCATTTGGCAAAACCGTTTTTGGCAACTGGCTACAGCTTAAGGCCGGGGAGGTCCAGGAAGTAACTATCAAATACCGCTTGCCGTTTAGTCTAAAAGCCGAACCTGAAAGTAAATACTACTACAGTCTCTTAGCCCAAAAACAAGCCGGTAGCCTTGGTAGCGAATTGAAAAGTTATCTGAAAACCAATAACAATCTAATTCCTTTGGCAAAATTCCCAAATGATTTGCCAAGCGACGAAACTGGCGTTAGCTTTAACTCCATCCTGACCACCGACAAATTCTACGGCGTGGTTTTGGTAAACAAGTAA